Part of the Prunus dulcis chromosome 8, ALMONDv2, whole genome shotgun sequence genome is shown below.
TCCCTAGGTGTTTCTTGGTAGGATTATGCATGAACCTTGCCAAGAGACTTGCTGCAAACATCACATCAGGTCTAGTTGCTGTCAAATAGAGCAAGCTTCCCACAATCTGTCTGTATTCTCCTTCATTTGCAGCTTCACTTCCATCAATCTTGCTCAATCTCTCATTCATTGCAAGTGGAGTTGCTACCGCTTTGCAATCTTTTAATCCAAACTTCTCAATCAACTTCTGTGCATACTTCTTTTGGTGTATAAAAATACTCTTCTCGGTTTGTAATATTCCCATTCCAAGAAAGTGGTGTAACAATCCCAAATCTGTCATCTCATAGTGCTTCATCACATCTTTTCTAAATTCTTCAAGAATTTGTGGGCTGTTACCAGTATATAcaatatcatctacatatagGGAGACAATAATAATACCTGAATTCTCACTCTTCACTTGAACTTTTCTTGAAACCAGCACTGTTGAAATATGCATTAATTTCATCATACTAGGCCCTTGGTgcttgtttcaatccatacagtgccttgtgcagtttgtacacatttgtttcttcattttctttcacaaAACCTTGTGGTTGTTCAACATACACTTCTTCTTTTAATACCCTATTGAGGAACGCAGACTTAACATCCAGCTAATACAAGTTCCATTTCTTTTGTGCAGCTAGAGTAATCAAGGTTCTAATGGTGTCTAACCTTGTAACTAGGGCAAATGTTTCATTGTAATCAATCCCAGGCTTTTGTGAGTAGCCCTTAGCCACCAATCGAGCCTTATTTTTCTGCACAGTACCATCTAGATTAAGTTTGGTCTTATAGACCCACTTGACACCAATGACAGGTTTATTAAACGATCTCTCAACAAGCTGCTAAGTATTATTCTTCTCTATCATTTCCAACTCAGCTTCCATTGCCCTTCTCCATGACTCATCTAGATCAGCTTCTTCAAAATTCTCAGGTTCCACAATGCACATATTACACTGAGCCATGATCTCGTTGAtacttttccatttctttaGTGTGTGGTCAATAGCTTGCGAGCCTTCAAGAATTTCCTCATCTTGTAGTGTCATACCTCCGTCCGCTTGAGTTGATGTGTCCAAGATTTGACTTGGTTCACAGACTTCAACTTGCTGCTGTCTTTCACCACAATCTGCCATTTGGCTCTCAGCTACCATTGGAACTCTCATTTCACTTTTATCAGTGTTCTCCCACTTCCATGAAGCATCTTCATCAAAATGCACATCTCTGGACATAATAATCTTTCTAGATTTTGGATCAAATAGTCTGTACCTTTTTTCACAGATTCCGTAACCCACAAAGATACACGTGTGGCTGTTTTCTTCAAGTTTATGTCTGAGTGCTGAAGGGATGTGCACATGGCAAGGAGATCCAAAAATCTTCAAGTGTGCGATACCTAGTTTTCTGCCAGTGTAAGCTTCAAATGGTGTTACCTTCTTGAGAGACTTGGAGGGACATCTATTTAGAAGATAGACTGTCCTCTGCCCAAAACTCATAGGGAATACCCTTCTCATGCAGCATGGATTTTGCCATTTCCACCACTGTTCTGTTCTTTCTCTCGGCTactccattttgctgaggagaGTATGCCACAGTTAGCTGCCTTTGAGTTCCAAATTCTTCACAATACTTGTTAAATTTGCTTGATAAGAACTCTCCACCCCTATCACTCCTCAAGCCTTTTATCTTATATCCACTTTGCAGCTCAGTCATAGCCTTGAACTTTCTAAAACATTCAAATGCACTTGACTTGTTTATGATGAAATACACCCATGACATTCTAGTGCAATCATCTGTAAATAGGGGAAAATACCTATTTTTCAAATTGGATTCAGTCTGCATTGGTCCACAGATATCTGTGTGAACCAATTCCAAAGGACATGTAGCTCTCCAAGTGGACTCCAATGGAAAGGAATCTCTGTGTTGCTTTCCTAGCATGCAGCCTTCACACACTACTGAAGTATGCTCCAAGTGAGGTAAGCCATGAACCATGTCTTGATTCTAGAGCCTTTTTATGCTCCTTTCATTTAAGTGCCCCAATCTCTTGTGCCATGTCTGCAAGCAGTGTGTGACACTTGCCTTTAAGGCCAAATCACTTGTAGGCATCATTGTAAGAGGAAAACATCTGTTATTTGTCACTTGAACTCAAACAATCAGATTGTCCAGTGACCGATCATCATAAATGTTCACCACTTCCCCTCCAAACACAAGATAGTACccatgctccatcatttgTCCAACACTAAGCATATTTTCTTCAAGACCCGGTACAAGCATCACTTCTTGAATGTGCTTTCTACCCAACTTGGTTTCTATCACAAGAGTCCATTTTCCTGCAACCGGAACTATTGATCCAGTATCCATCTTTACTTTAGAAGTCAAATTTCTTTGAATATTGACTAACAAACTCTCATCACCTGTCATGTGGTTACTACAACCACTGTCAATGTACCATGAGTGATTTACCTTCACATTTGTCACAGCATTGCATGCATAGAACAAGGTTCCAGTTTCTTCAACCTGATTGGCATAGTACAATTTCtgtacatttttatttccatGACACTCTCTGAGCATATGTCCAAATTTCCCACACCCTTTGCATTTAGGCTTCCCTTCAAACCAACACTTGCCAAAATGCAATTTATCAGTGTTTACAAGCCGTTTTGTTCCCATCGTTGGATTTCCAATTCTTCTGAGGTTTTTGATCTCCAGAAGAAACTCCACTCTTAGGATTATTTCCCTCAATATTCAGACTAGTAAAAGCCCTTTTTGTAGAGTTCTCAGTGTGTTGATCCAATCTGAGCTCAAAGCTCTTCAGAGAAGCAACCACCTCTTGAATTTCAAGAGTCTCAAGATCCTTAGAATGTTCAATCACAGAGCAGATAGAATCATATGATTTTGGCAAACTAAACAATAATTTCTGCACAACTCTCTCTAGATTGTTCCTCACCATAACTCTTCATTTGATTCATTATATCAAACCATCTAGCAAGATATATAGATAGGGATTCACTATCTTTCATGCaagtatattcaaattctctacGCAATCCTTGCAATTTTACATTTCATACCTGTTTATATCCTCTGAATTCCAGCTTCAGAATATCCCAAGCACCCTTTGAGGTCTCCTCGTTCACAATTCTGGGGAAGAGCTGATCTGAGACAACACTTTGGATCAACCCAAGTGCACGAGAATCCTTCATCAGAAGCTCAACCATCGTAGACTTCTCAGCAACCTTAGTCTCTTCtatctccttctccttctttggATCTGAAGCCTTGAAACCATGTTCAACTAGGTCCCACAATCCATGAGATTTCAGAATGGTTTTCATCCTAATGCTCCAGAACTCatagttttctccattgaaaaCTGGTGTGTGAAGCTCAGCAGTGCCCCATCCTGCCATATTAGACATTGGATTCAAGAAATCACAGCTGCGATCGTCGAAGGAGCTCAGACCCAGCTCGAATCGATTCCGACTCCCTGTTCACAGATTCACGCCCAGCTCAAGCAATTGAACCTGGCTCTAAGGCCATGTTAGAATTCATTGTTTTCAGTGTTTTGGATGTTTGGGAGGAAGGAAGACATCACAGAGgaagaatgaagaagagaaCGTTGCTCTGAAAAGAAAGCTGGAGATTACAATTCATTCCATTCCACTGTTCATGTATATttgtatgagagagagaagtgagcTACTTCTCAAACAGATTTTCACAGAGATTAAATCCTAGCCATTGCTTCTATCATCCTATGAGATGCTCACATTTGTCACTAGTTGGCACTCAAGTCTTAGGCTAGAAAGAGAGTccacttggactatgatccaatggcTCACATTACAAACagaaattaaaacatataaaatgaaattaacaCAGACTTTGTGACTTTGGCTCCATGGTTTTCAGCTTGAGGGTTACACATCAACAGACACACAGGAGAGTTTATTTTCAGAATTTAGTTTTTCAGGctaaataaatataatgttaatattttttggttgaatcCATTAGTTATTTTTAGCTTACTTTTTCATGAAAATTTGCaggatatatatttctttgGTTAACTAACAAACAGCAGACCCAATGAAGCTGCAACATTGGACTGTGTTGCGGCATGTTTTCTTCGTCTTGTTGgtaatttttcttctcatcctTCTAAATTTCTCATTGTTATCACTTAATACTTCATTACAAATATTCAAACTAAACTTTACTGTAGGTGATTGGCATGCTGGTACTTTCTGGTTTATTGATCGGTATCATCAAACATATTGAGCGTAATGTAAGTTTAATCTCTAAAATTTAcagttaattattttattaatttgttataCATGTAATCTacatagtaattaattaatgttacAAGAATTTTCGAGACGTTTCAGGTTCTTGCATTTGCTTACACAGAGAGTGGGCTAGTCAGATTTGTTCACGAGAACAGCAAAGTAGCATTCACACTCCTAATAGTGATGATTGCTATTATGGGAGTCTTCAGCGTGAGTTATATTTTCGTAATGCTTAGTGCTGGGAAACGGGAAATGCTTCTTTGTGCCACACTCATAAAACAAATGGAGGCGACTCAACAAGCTGAGAGGAAGAGTATGAGGAAAAGTCTTGCGTTTGCTTCTGCAAGCCATGATGTTCGTGCTGCTCTCGCTGGCATTACCGGTTTGATCGAGATATCTTACGATGAAGTAGCCCGAGGTTCAGAACTAGAGACGAATATAAGACAAATGGAAGCTTGTACGAAGGACCTTTTAGGTAAGTTATATTGCTAAAGATAGTGATTAACTGGTACTGGGTGCTAATCTACACTACATTGTCGATATTTAATTGATAGTTGATAGGTCAGCCAGCACCCCAACCTCCAAAACCACATTTATTCCTCTTcccataattttattttgtgtttgctgtatatataattttttttttctcttgtgtTTGAGATTTTGGTTTGGGTGCTTGTGAATTTCAAGTGGTGACTGGGTGTGGGATTTTTGGTTTCTGGATACTCTGTTGGGATGGCTGTGGCTCGGGGCAGGTCGGATTGGTGGGGTTGGGTGGCGGGGCTCGAGGTTGCGTATGGCTGGGCATCGAAGGTGGCAGGTGGGGTGAACATTTATAAGCTAACTCAATAGTATACCATATATGTAAATTAGTACTTGTTATGAACAATCTTTTCTCACTTGTTAATAAATTAATCCTTCCAATCATATTTTTAATGAACTAAATCCTTCTATACATTTTGATATATCAGTTTGAGTACTTGCTATATAGGTATATTGAACTCTATTCTTGATACAAGCAAAATTGAAGCCGGTAAGATGCAACTTGTGGAAGAGGAATTTGATGTGGCCCAGCTACTTGAAGATGTAGTTGATTTGTACCATCCTGTGGGTTTAAAAAAAGGCATAGATGTGGTGTTGGATCCTTATGATGGCTCTGTTATGAAGTTTGCAAGAGTTAAAGGCGACAGGGGAAGGCTTAAGCAGATATTGTGCAACTTATTAAGCAATGCTGTTAAATTTACTTCAGAGGGGCATGTGACAGTTCGTGCTTGGGTCGAAAAACCTGAtttcaagaattctatagCTGGGAATTCTGACCGGAGTGGTGCCATATTGAAAAATTTGCTATGCTTTCTATCAAATAAGAAGAAATCACAAGATGATGACATGGAAGTAATGAATGGGGTCCAGCAAGATCCAAATtgtttggaattttattttgaggTGGATGATACTGGGAAGGGAATCCCCAAGGAGAAGCAAAAAGCAGTGTTTGAAAACTATGTACAAGTCAAAGAAACAGCTCTTGGAGAAGGAGGTACTGGCTTGGGACTTGGTATTGTTCAGTCTCTGgtaagttaaaatataaacttgttCAAGAATTTCTTGAATTTAGGGCATGcgttaaatttgaatttttgtttgcaCTAGGTACGTTTGATGCATGGCGAAATAAGAATCGTGGACAAAGAGATTGGGGAAAGAGGGACATGCTTCAGGTTTAATGTTCTCCTAAGTAATGTATGTGAGAATGTCTACAAGgatagaagaaaagaagaagacctTGAATTGGGAATAGCTGCCATTCACAGTGCTCCTACTCCCGGTACTCCCGGGCTGACCTCTCGTGCCCTGAATCCAAAGGCAGAGGGATCCAATGTTGTACTGCTGATAAAAAATGAAGAGCGTCGAAGAATGGTGTACAAGTTCATGGAGAGTATTGGGATAAAAGCATGGGTGGTAGAACAATGGGAACAACTTTGTCCTATTCTCAAGAAGATAAAACACAAGGGGAAAGGGTACTATTCTCATCACCATAGTTCTTCAGGAATATCTGATTTGGGTTTGCAAGATTACTTGAGCAAATCCACATCATG
Proteins encoded:
- the LOC117638316 gene encoding uncharacterized mitochondrial protein AtMg00810-like codes for the protein MHISTVLVSRKVQVKSENSGIIIVSLYVDDIVYTGNSPQILEEFRKDVMKHYEMTDLGLLHHFLGMGILQTEKSIFIHQKKYAQKLIEKFGLKDCKAVATPLAMNERLSKIDGSEAANEGEYRQIVGSLLYLTATRPDVMFAASLLARFMHNPTKKHLGTAKRVLRYIQGTLDFGIEFIKGKTTTLIDYCDSDWAGSEDDMRSTSGYAFTLGSGVFSWASIKQNIVALSTAKAKYVSAAKAISQAKWLRFVLEDFGEEQVEGTQIMCDNTSAIAMAKNPVLHQKTRHIS
- the LOC117638317 gene encoding histidine kinase CKI1-like, which encodes MKLQHWTVLRHVFFVLLVIGMLVLSGLLIGIIKHIERNVLAFAYTESGLVRFVHENSKVAFTLLIVMIAIMGVFSVSYIFVMLSAGKREMLLCATLIKQMEATQQAERKSMRKSLAFASASHDVRAALAGITGLIEISYDEVARGSELETNIRQMEACTKDLLGILNSILDTSKIEAGKMQLVEEEFDVAQLLEDVVDLYHPVGLKKGIDVVLDPYDGSVMKFARVKGDRGRLKQILCNLLSNAVKFTSEGHVTVRAWVEKPDFKNSIAGNSDRSGAILKNLLCFLSNKKKSQDDDMEVMNGVQQDPNCLEFYFEVDDTGKGIPKEKQKAVFENYVQVKETALGEGGTGLGLGIVQSLVRLMHGEIRIVDKEIGERGTCFRFNVLLSNVCENVYKDRRKEEDLELGIAAIHSAPTPGTPGLTSRALNPKAEGSNVVLLIKNEERRRMVYKFMESIGIKAWVVEQWEQLCPILKKIKHKGKGYYSHHHSSSGISDLGLQDYLSKSTSCNSSFRLKEVHPLMGAMDGTENIISLFKKNSTNLRGTSSSRFTLLVIDTTAGPFEELCYIVAEFQKSLQNAWCKVVWLANPLIQSNINFDSLDPDDIIKHKALHGTRLYEVVRLLPEYGGALPKRLWGTFDVGRVSGAPSSSRYQFHTDREFETLSSPTQNHKSHNVSSKARDLPVDHGRPLPHRETEGPDKPSRPLGGKKFLVAEDQKALAHIAMKTLTHWGATMKLCGNGGEALDLVRNDLVTHGKHGYDYILMDCQMPIMDGFEAAREIRKKEKSYDVHIPIIALTSHEQGEETRRMIEAGMDHHLTKPLKLDLLLETIRYIDSNATI